The following proteins are co-located in the Pyrococcus abyssi GE5 genome:
- a CDS encoding HTH domain-containing protein, translating to MANLSDRTVRYALKILKERGFIKEIVLLGDARKRVYALSSKNVEDVINGGLFKFPLEFDAKL from the coding sequence ATCGCGAACCTTTCTGACAGAACCGTGAGATATGCTCTGAAGATACTTAAGGAGAGGGGATTCATTAAGGAGATAGTCTTACTAGGAGACGCCAGGAAGAGAGTTTATGCCTTGAGTTCAAAGAATGTCGAGGACGTTATCAATGGTGGTCTCTTCAAGTTCCCTCTCGAATTCGATGCCAAGCTTTAG
- a CDS encoding YkgJ family cysteine cluster protein: protein MRFKPKPFTKPVKFKCKFCLDCCKGRHVYLTLKDIKRLIDAGKDPQEFLTISIEGNKIRFVLSVREWDLGCVFQDPETGLCTVHPHRPLICRIYPFMVSKKPLGVEGEKPIETKDGRFWLYYDENCPGINNKEGEEITPEQILKLGIEFERELEETTIDNVLDIL, encoded by the coding sequence GTGAGGTTCAAACCAAAACCATTCACGAAACCGGTAAAATTCAAGTGCAAGTTTTGTCTAGATTGTTGCAAAGGTAGGCACGTTTACCTAACCTTAAAAGATATAAAGAGGCTCATTGACGCTGGAAAAGACCCGCAAGAGTTCCTAACGATATCGATAGAGGGAAATAAAATTAGGTTCGTTCTCTCCGTAAGGGAATGGGACTTGGGTTGCGTATTTCAGGATCCCGAGACGGGCCTCTGTACCGTCCATCCACATAGGCCCTTGATATGCAGGATCTACCCGTTCATGGTGTCCAAGAAGCCCTTAGGAGTTGAAGGGGAGAAGCCAATAGAAACGAAAGATGGGAGATTTTGGCTATATTACGATGAGAATTGCCCAGGGATAAATAACAAAGAGGGAGAAGAGATAACACCAGAGCAAATACTAAAGCTTGGCATCGAATTCGAGAGGGAACTTGAAGAGACCACCATTGATAACGTCCTCGACATTCTTTGA